A genomic stretch from Erigeron canadensis isolate Cc75 chromosome 9, C_canadensis_v1, whole genome shotgun sequence includes:
- the LOC122581750 gene encoding uncharacterized protein LOC122581750, with amino-acid sequence MVDPISARSIRGSTLRNKFELERRRLSYTDHHYEDVKNRLNMAASPSNRSQKQLIGNQELERDEIVRHMSNLPSFLDPEKATPDRALSFGVMDWGRLEKWQYQHHKCSPSSSSSSPFFSTDGSTPQSTSGQSCFSARQKPHRVTLQCHFNRSSCLGNVDKFHNFKDATFYKRTEPKYCKLHVSDAPKVKELESSNDIGNRQAKSSLKGKMKIQDGAVNAPIETVKVLPTQFHGYGESTRNPSSASGNTNLQEKRSSFCSVKSDSNTGTFAADKPRNMSPNRRFSFGMISKSPASMSTTRSVESPVSQKSSVDTHVLNRAQSSPLRRLLEPLYSFKATSYRKSAEKSREDSKLKAKGNMHLRNSREVSNADSLHKYDTSRALFQTAVKNGRPLFTFAVENNNNVLAATVRDSRSSAKENSNCWIYTFFTVDEIKKKTGGWLSHSRRDKGHSYIPNMTAQMTVSNRSISKCDTREFSLYRVDPTRVDELAGIVVKFSRNVEHEEENQERFNTTVILPGGNHGVSSNGKPSPLIERWRSNGVCDCGGWDLGCRLRTLTNQVQCSRTNSPTGQFELFFQGDSANKRRFFSLCPLKEKIFSIEYNSSLSPLQAFSICISVLECRKSSEHTSSRTYEDKQVLGDPTPVRFASFPPLSPVGRV; translated from the exons ATGGTTGACCCTATCTCAGCAAGGTCAATCCGTGGTTCAACATTGAGAAACAAGTTTGAATTGGAGAGACGTCGTCTTTCTTATACAGATCATCATTACGAAGATGTGAAGAATCGTCTAAATATGGCAGCATCGCCTTCAAACCGTAGCCAAAAACAACTCATTGGAAACCAAGAACTTGAGAGGGATGAAATAGTTAGACACATGTCTAATTTGCCAAGTTTTCTTGATCCGGAAAAAGCCACCCCCGACAGGGCTTTAAGTTTCGGAGTTATGGATTGGGGAAGATTAGAAAAATGGCAGTATCAACATCATAAGTGTTCACCCTCTAGCAGCAGTTCTTCCCCATTTTTCTCAACTGATGGGTCAACTCCCCAGTCAACCAGCGGTCAAAGCTGTTTTAGTGCGCGTCAAAAACCTCACCGCGTAACTCTACAATGTCATTTTAACAGGTCTTCATGTTTGGGGAATGTTGACAAGTTTCATAATTTTAAGGATGCTACGTTTTATAAGAGAACTGAGCCCAAATATTGCAAATTGCATGTTTCTGATGCACCCAAGGttaaagaattggaatcatcCAATGATATAGGAAACCGTCAGGCAAAATCATCTTTGAAGGGAAAGATGAAAATCCAAGATGGGGCAGTAAATGCGCCCATTGAAACGGTAAAAGTTTTGCCTACACAATTTCATGGATATGGTGAAAGTACAAGAAATCCAAGTAGTGCATCTGGGAACACCAACTTACAAGAAAAACGATCATCTTTTTGTTCCGTAAAGTCAGATTCTAATACGGGTACTTTTGCTGCTGATAAACCAAGAAATATGTCTCCAAACCGTCGTTTCAGCTTTGGCATGATCTCTAAATCTCCAGCTTCTATGTCTACCACGAGAAGTGTTGAGTCTCCAGTCTCTCAAAAATCAAGTGTGGATACGCATGTATTAAACCGCGCTCAATCAAGTCCCTTAAGAAGGTTATTGGAACCACTCTACTCATTCAAGGCAACTAGTTACCGCAAATCTGCTGAAAAATCTCGTGAGgattcaaaattaaaagcaaAAGGAAACATGCATTTGAGAAATAGCAGGGAAGTTAGCAATGCTGATAGTTTGCATAAATATGATACATCACGAGCTCTTTTTCAAACAGCTGTCAAGAATGGCCGCCCTCTGTTCACATTTGCAGTTGAGAACAACAATAATGTTCTTGCAGCCACAGTAAGAGATTCAAGGTCTTCTGCAAAAGAGAACAGCAACTGTTGGATCTATACATTTTTCACCGTTGATGAAATCAAGAAAAAGACTGGGGGTTGGTTATCTCATAGCAGAAGAGATAAAGGTCACAGTTATATCCCAAACATGACAGCTCAAATGACGgtatcaaatcgttcaatttctAAGTGTGACACCAGAGAATTCTCTTTATATCGTGTGGACCCAACACGGGTTGATGAGTTAGCAGGCATTGTTGTGAAGTTTTCAAGAAATGTGGAGCACgaagaagaaaatcaagaaaGGTTTAATACCACAGTTATTCTACCTGGCGGGAATCATGGTGTATCAAGTAATGGAAAACCTTCACCATTGATTGAGCGGTGGCGGTCTAATGGTGTATGTGACTGCGGAGGTTGGGATTTGGGCTGCAGATTGAGAACTCTCACAAACCAGGTGCAATGTAGTAGGACAAACTCACCCACTGGCCAGTTTGAGCTTTTCTTTCAG GGAGACTCTGCAAACAAAAGGCGTTTCTTCAGCCTCTGTCCgttaaaagaaaagatattttCTATCGAATATAATTCGTCTCTTTCGCCTTTACAAGCGTTCTCAATTTGTATATCAGTTTTGGAGTGCAGAAAATCATCTGAGCATACATCTTCCAGGACCTACGAAGACAAACAAGTACTGGGTGATCCCACTCCAGTTCGTTTTGCTTCATTTCCACCTCTTTCGCCTGTTGGAAGGGTCTAG